The genomic DNA AATCGCAGATTCACCAATTCCAATATCCGCCGCATGGGTGACGTTATGCAAAGTGGCATTAATATTCTCCACAGCTAAACGACTGCGTATTAGTTCCGCTTCGATGACATCACCGAAGTATCGAAGCGTTACGTTCGTAGCATGCATGAGCAAGTCACCTTAACTGGATAACCGGGGTGTTAACACAGGCTCCATTATAGATAGACCCAGGGCGCGGAATATCTAAGGATTCTAGGGTTCGCTCTCAATGCACCAATTTGGCCGAAGCGTGGTCTCTGATACGTCTAAGCAACGCGCGCTTGTGCCGCATGCCGGACATACATCGACTCACAATGCTCGATCCATCGCTTTAGCCTGCGGACGCTGGGTAGACGTCGGCCACGAAGCTGAGATTGACCAGTTGAACTTTCGGCAAAACGTTCAAGGTCTCGATGAAGAACAACCGGTTTTTCGTGTGCTAGGCCACGGACGCTGCGGCGATGGATGCAAACTAACAACATGGCGTCACGAGGCATCATTCCGGGAACGGACGCCGCCAATCGAACAGCCCGCCGATACTGACGAAGAATATGAGCAGCCTTCTTAGGCGAACCGAACTTCTTGGCGATCCGATCCGGATCACAGTTCGCCAAATCGCCAGCGGTCTCGATCCCTAGTTCAGCGAGTCGTTCCGCACGCCGAGGGCTACAGATTCGCGTGTGTTCAAGCTTCATCGACAACAAACGCTGGCGATGGGTGCTTACCGTGGGAACATGGGGAACAGGTTGGGGTTGGTTCTGCAACAACCCTCGCGATTGCGTTTTTGGGGTGGCCTGCGGTGCATGAAGGTCGACCGGCTTAGGCACTTTTGCGTAAAGAGTGACGTTGGGGAGGCCACTTTCAATTTTCCGTGGCGGCTGAGGCGAGGAAAACAGACGCAGAAAAGACTGGAGCATGACGTGAAACCAAAGAAAAGATTGAGAAGAGTTGTCAGCGAGCCTATGGTCTAGACAATCTTGCCCCATCGATGCCAGAGAAAAAACATGACACTAGCATGACACTTAAGAGTTCCGGTCCCATCGTTTGAGGGCCTTGGCTAATGTCCGATCGAACGAGGCGGCAAATTCTTTCTTGTCACGGTCTCCGTACGGAGCGGCTCCGCTGGTTTGCACGCCGGTGCCTCGCAATTCATCCATGAAGTTCCGCATCGACAAACGCCCCGCGATGTTGTCGGGCGTGAACAGGTCGCCTCGCGGGTCGATAACGTGAACTCCTTTGTCGACCAACTCCGCGGCCAGCGGTAAATCCGCCGTAATGGCCAGCTCACCACTCAAAGCATTCTGAACAATGTACTGGTCGGCGACATTAGCACCATCGACAACCACCACGGATCGCACCATGGGTGCATCGGCGGGAGTGGCAAGTCTTCGGTTTGCGACCAACAACGTTTCGATTTCCAATCGCTTGGCGGCTCGAAAGACGACGTCTTTAACGTCTCGCGGGGCCGCGTCAGCGTCAATCCAAATTCTCATGCCCAAATCATAACCTGATTAGGCCGCTGCTCGGACAACTTGCCCATTCTTGACGCATTCTTGCTGCAGCACTTCCTCAGCCAACGCAAGGTAGTCTGTGGCACCATTGCTTTCGGGAGCATAGTCAAAAATTGACTTCCCAAAACTGGGCGCTTCTGCCAAGCGAATATTGCGTCGCACTCGAGTGTCGAAGAACTTTGCACCACGAAAGAATTCGCGACCGTTTTGACCAGCTTGGAAGAATTCATCCAAATCGTTGCTCACTTCGGCAGCTAAACGGGTGTTGGAATCATACATGCACAACATGACGCCCGATAAACGCAGATCGCTGTTGAGTCGTCGCGAGACAACTTCGATGGTTCGAAGCAGTTTGCTTAGTCCGTGCAGGGCTAAGAAATGCGGTTGCAGGGGAAGAAAGACCTCACCTACCGCAACAAGCGCGTTGACCGTCAGCACTCCTAGACTTGGTGGACAATCCAAAACCATGTAGTCGAACTTTTCGCTATCGTCTTCGACACGGTCTCGCAGGATCATTTCACGACCGACTTCACCGGCGAGTTCAAGTTCGGCCGCCGCCAAATCCAGGTTAGCCGGGACCACGGACAAGTTGCTGGTAACAACACGACGAGCTTGCTCCAGCGATGCTTCGCCGCACAGCACTTCGTACATCGTCGCATCGCCATCCACCGCGCTAATACCGAGGTGCAGTGACGCGTGAGCTTGAGGATCAAGGTCCATCAAACACACTCGCTTTCCCGTATTGGCAAGTGCCGCAGCGAGGTTGACGGAGCTGGTGGTTTTACCAACGCCGCCTTTTTGATTGATCACAGCTATTGAACGCATGGTGATTCCTTTCGTGCCTAATTCCGTGGAAGAAAAAACTGACTAACGCACTAGGCAGCCGCAGTCCCACGCATGGAGTGATACGCCATTAGAACGTCGAACAAATCCGAATCGATCTCAATTGTGTCGTTCGCAAAGTCATGCAACCAAGCACGATTGCTTTCCGCCGCTTCCATCAATAACGGCACCATCTTCGACAATGGCACCGAAACGCGTTTCGGCTCTGCCATGCCCGTCACCTGATCAAGTTCGCGTTGTCGACGACGATCAAGATGGTTCGTTGGGTAGATGCGTAGGGAAGGTTGCGACATCAGGAAGAACTTTCAAATCGAGAACATATATCGTGGGGAGGTTGCGATCATCCATCCGGGAAGATCGATCATCGCTATCAAGGTATCGACCTTACCGGTTAGGCAAATTGAACTGAATTTTCAATTTTTCTTCATGCTCGTGTTTCACTAACGCGTTAGCCAGAGTCAAAACCGAGAAGCATCAATTTGATGTCCCACGTGTTCGAACTGATACACAGCGATCGAGATTCATTGCAACGGGATGTCGACACGTTTGGACGCAGAGAAGAAATTTCCCTTGATAAACATGCACATCGCGGCTGTGAAACGCAAGTTTTTGCGAACACCCGCCCAATGGCACGCACGATGCATGGCGATTCACGCCAACGCAACTCACAATCTTCAACACGCAAAATGTCATTGTCATGAAACTCAGATCAACCAAGTCGGCCGGCCTCATCATCTTGGCTCTCATCACCCTCGGACTATCCAACACTGCAGCCTCGGCTTCGCATGGCACGCCCCTAGAATGTGCTGCAGATGAGTACCGGGATGCGATGTTGAGATTTGAACGTGAAGTGAACCAAGCTCGCGAGTTCGGACGTGCCTATGAGCGACTTGCCGATGATCTTGAAGACGCCAGCGGCAGACTGCGAAGCGCATCGCGAAACTTGAAGCATCCCGAACGACTCTTGCGGGCATGGGCAGAAGTTCAGTTCTTACACCCTCGAGTTGAACAGACTTTTTTCTCGCTACCACCCACACGCACGCTTTCTATCCTGGCTGTTCACTGGGACCGCGTTGCCTGCGCGTATGAATCACTTGCTGTTGAATTGCAATGTGTCAACCATCCCCACCGTTATGCCGCAGGCCGTTTCGATACACCGCTTGTTCCTCGTACTTTTGATTACCAGACTAGGTACGGTTCCCCGTCAATTACACAAGGATTATCTCGGGATCGTTCCACTTTGATGATGCGACATCTGGGGAATGCGAAGATCGGGGCAACCTTGCAGAGACGTCTCGATTGACGGTAGCGAGTTACGATAGAATCATGGCATGAGTTACAAACATAATGACGAGGACGACTACCGAGACGATCAACACAACGACGATGAGTACAACAACGATGAGTACCAGGACGAATATGAAGACGACTTTGACTACGAAGAGTTTGTAAGCGAAAACTACGGCACTTCGATTAGCAACACTCAAACGAAAATGATTTGGCGTCTTGTGGCAGTGGTCCTGTTGCTCGTCTTCGCCGGTCCCGTAGTAATATCGTTGTTGCAAGCGTTCTCACAATGACAGACTTGCTGACGATTCAAGGGCAAGCGGACGTTCGCGGCTCACGCGTACTTTCGCAACTGATTAGCGACGGAGTGTGTCGGTCAGCGTGGCATGCTGATCGAGCGCTTTCGACCAACACAACGGCTCTGGACCAAATTCACAAAGGTGAATTATTGCCGACAGATTGTCCAAGGGTCTTTTTAGCGGACATTCAAACTGCAGGCCGAGGCCGACACGGGCGGCAATGGATCAGTGAGACCGACAATCTTGCGGTCTCAATGGTGGTCGATGCGGGCGAGGTCGCGAGTCCATCGGCGAAACTGCTTCCGATAAGCGTAGGCGTTGCCATCGCTCAAGCCATCGAACACCAAATTGCACCCATGCGGGTGCAGTTGAAGTGGCCGAATGACATTTGGCTCAACAATTCCAAGCTAGCGGGCATTTTGATTGAACGCAGTTCCGTCGCCCCCGAACTAGCCGTGGTGGGAATGGGTATCAATGTCGGCAGCGCTCCCGAGCAAGCCGTTTCGCTCATGTCCGCAACGGGGCGTCCCATCGACAAGCTAGAAGTGCTCGAATCAATAATCATTCAAGTCAGCGACATAATGAAGAGTCACGATGATCACGTCATCAACGAATTCCGATCGCGATGCTTACTTACGCGGAAACGTATCACATTCCAGTATCATGGCATGGATCGGTCAGGCGAATGTTTGGGTATTGATGAACATGGCCGAATGAACGTTCAAACAGAGGACGGAATGACTACGATTGAAAGCGGGGAAGTGAGCTTGGTCCGTTTTTGATCTGGTTTTCTTTTTCGAAACGCTTCGTTCTTCGCTTGTTCGCAACTTCGCTATTTGCTTCGACGCTTCACAGCTTGTGTTGCCTCCCATATCCCGACTATTTGAACTACCACCACCTGACCTATGACCTCACAAAACAATCCTGTCGCGATCGTAACCGGCGGCGCCACGGGCGTTGGGCGTGCTTGCGTGCTTCAACTCGCAAAGCGTGGCTTTGATGTATTCCTAAATTATTCGCGCAGCGAGTCCGACGCTTTGCAAACCGCGAGCGATGCGGGTGCTTTTGGGACCACAATCACACCGGTGAAGTGTGATGTTTCGCAAGATGCTGAGGTTCGAGCGATGCTCGATCGACTACGCCAGCAGCATGGTCGCTTGGATGTCGTCGTAAATAATGCGGCGATGACGGACTTCGTACCCTATTCAGATTTAGAGGGGCTCACTGAAGCGAAATGGGATCGCGTACTCGCGGTCAATCTGAAAGGTACTTTTTTTGTTTCTCGTGCTGCGGCTGAGTTGTTAACGGCGGGGCAGGGCGGTGCCATCGTGAACGTTAGTTCGGTGGCGGCGATCACAGGAATGGGTTCGTCGATTGCATACGCTGCTTCGAAGGCAGGCGTGAACTCGATGACGAAGTCGCTGGCCAAAACGTTGGCTCCAAAGGTTCGGGTCAATGCGGTTTGCCCCGGTCCGATTGATAGTCGCTGGATCCGCGAGGGGATTCCGGGCTGGAGCATCGACGAGATGGTCGCTGACTATCCTATCCCCAAGCCATCCAGTCCCGATGACATTGCCGACGCCGTGATATTTTTCGCGTTAGGAACTTCCATGACCACCGGACAAATTTTGTCTGTCGACGGAGGACAAACGTTGTGAGTGAGCTCTCTGGGTTGCGAGACCAGTGTTTGCAAGGGCTGAACGAGTCGGATGCGAACTTTGCGGTAGCATTCATTGACCGCTTGCTTCCGCTTGCCGTTCAAGCACGCGCTTCAGACATCCATTTGCAACCCGCCCACGGTCGCTGGGAAGTCATGCTGCGAGTGGACGGGGTGCTCTCTTCGCTTGGCTACATCCAGAAATCTGGCGAAAGCGACTTGGTGTCTCGACTGATGGTGATGGCTCGTCTGCCAACCTAC from Rubripirellula amarantea includes the following:
- a CDS encoding DUF4332 domain-containing protein, coding for MLQSFLRLFSSPQPPRKIESGLPNVTLYAKVPKPVDLHAPQATPKTQSRGLLQNQPQPVPHVPTVSTHRQRLLSMKLEHTRICSPRRAERLAELGIETAGDLANCDPDRIAKKFGSPKKAAHILRQYRRAVRLAASVPGMMPRDAMLLVCIHRRSVRGLAHEKPVVLHRDLERFAESSTGQSQLRGRRLPSVRRLKRWIEHCESMYVRHAAQARVA
- a CDS encoding ParA family protein, which codes for MRSIAVINQKGGVGKTTSSVNLAAALANTGKRVCLMDLDPQAHASLHLGISAVDGDATMYEVLCGEASLEQARRVVTSNLSVVPANLDLAAAELELAGEVGREMILRDRVEDDSEKFDYMVLDCPPSLGVLTVNALVAVGEVFLPLQPHFLALHGLSKLLRTIEVVSRRLNSDLRLSGVMLCMYDSNTRLAAEVSNDLDEFFQAGQNGREFFRGAKFFDTRVRRNIRLAEAPSFGKSIFDYAPESNGATDYLALAEEVLQQECVKNGQVVRAAA
- a CDS encoding YaiI/YqxD family protein; the encoded protein is MRIWIDADAAPRDVKDVVFRAAKRLEIETLLVANRRLATPADAPMVRSVVVVDGANVADQYIVQNALSGELAITADLPLAAELVDKGVHVIDPRGDLFTPDNIAGRLSMRNFMDELRGTGVQTSGAAPYGDRDKKEFAASFDRTLAKALKRWDRNS
- a CDS encoding biotin--[acetyl-CoA-carboxylase] ligase, giving the protein MTDLLTIQGQADVRGSRVLSQLISDGVCRSAWHADRALSTNTTALDQIHKGELLPTDCPRVFLADIQTAGRGRHGRQWISETDNLAVSMVVDAGEVASPSAKLLPISVGVAIAQAIEHQIAPMRVQLKWPNDIWLNNSKLAGILIERSSVAPELAVVGMGINVGSAPEQAVSLMSATGRPIDKLEVLESIIIQVSDIMKSHDDHVINEFRSRCLLTRKRITFQYHGMDRSGECLGIDEHGRMNVQTEDGMTTIESGEVSLVRF
- a CDS encoding SDR family NAD(P)-dependent oxidoreductase codes for the protein MTSQNNPVAIVTGGATGVGRACVLQLAKRGFDVFLNYSRSESDALQTASDAGAFGTTITPVKCDVSQDAEVRAMLDRLRQQHGRLDVVVNNAAMTDFVPYSDLEGLTEAKWDRVLAVNLKGTFFVSRAAAELLTAGQGGAIVNVSSVAAITGMGSSIAYAASKAGVNSMTKSLAKTLAPKVRVNAVCPGPIDSRWIREGIPGWSIDEMVADYPIPKPSSPDDIADAVIFFALGTSMTTGQILSVDGGQTL